The window AACGTTAAAAAAACTGTCCCTGTGattatcaaattaaaacaatggacATGTAAACGACTGGTTAATTCCAAGTCTGGACGGCGACGTATTTGTAGTCAAAATTTTATCGATCGATTTTCCATAATGTACTGCTGCCATtccatttgaactgaatttaaatACTCGATGGTTAATCACTTCAGTCATAgccttttccaaatatatagtGTTCCtgcgaaaataataataatgattattattttaacatgtacttatctggattttttatattatgtttatatattattttctgtattcgtttattattttataacctaaaaggattgtattgattataaacataaatgtaaaaaatacctGTATGTGTGTTTTCTCGTGTTCAGATCGCAGTCTCTGGTCAGCTGAGCCTGAGAAGTACctatatgaaaaagaaaaggaaagaaTGAAGTGCCTGCAATTAGGTGGAAACTATTccgatatttcattgattcaaaaGGAATAACACTCACTAGAATCGGCCGAATTAGTTGATCCTGATCCAGAGGATTCCCGTAATATTTCCGTATCGATCTGAACCAATTCGTCACTATCAAATAATAGATCGTCAAAATCGTCATCATTTATGATTTCGTTGACAACCGTTGCCATTTTAATACAGCGGAAAGAACCGATATCACggttgataaaacactatatccgtctgaagcgatgtagagagaatcccacaatgataatgaaaaagtccaaaaatgttagTAGTTTATTTAACGTTTCGTCTatgtcctaatagtcatcttcagaaataatgaatactacagaaattatgagagatatatacaatccagagacaaagagactaattcaagtaatcagagatgatactaactaaaggaaaattaacgtagaaacagttacacgctaaaacagATTAAAGAGAAGCAGTTaagagacaaactagggggca is drawn from Tubulanus polymorphus chromosome 10, tnTubPoly1.2, whole genome shotgun sequence and contains these coding sequences:
- the LOC141911567 gene encoding uncharacterized protein LOC141911567; protein product: MATVVNEIINDDDFDDLLFDSDELVQIDTEILRESSGSGSTNSADSSTSQAQLTRDCDLNTRKHTYRNTIYLEKAMTEVINHRVFKFSSNGMAAVHYGKSIDKILTTNTSPSRLGINQSFTCPLF